Within Runella rosea, the genomic segment AGGTCCGCCGCCCAAGCCCTACGATTTGCCAGCCGAGACCATTCCAGAAGGACTGGATTGGAGTGCATGGTTGGGGCCCAATGCAGCAGTACCTTTCAATTCAGAATTGGCCCCGCCGACATCCAAAGATGTATTTCCCAATTGGCGGAATTACAAAGAATTTGGTGGGGGCATGGTGACCGACTGGGGTGCGCACATGTTTGACATCGTACAATGGGCACTAGATATGGACAATAGTGGTCCCGTAGAAGTGATTGCACCCGACGGAAAAGAGCACCCTTTCCTGACCTACCGTTATGATAATGGCATCGTGATGACCCACGAAAAGTGGGACTGGAACAATGCGATTCTCTTTACAGGAACAGAAGGCGAACTTCGGGTACAACGTAAGAAAATAGAAACTACGCCTGCATCATTGGCTACGCGTGTAATAGGAGAAACCGAAAAACACGTGTATAAGAGCGAAAATCACTATAAAGATTTCTTTGATGCGATGCGTAAACGGAGCAAACCCATCTGTGACGTGGAAGTCGGCCACCGGACGGCGTCGGTTTGTAACATTGGAAACATTGCCTACCAACTCAATCGACCGTTGCAATGGAATCCGAAGAAAGAATCTTTCAAAAATGATAAAGAAGCCAACGCTTTGCTTGGACGTTCAATGAATGATGTGTGGGGGATAAAAATTTAATTGCGTTTTTAATCACGAAAAGTCGCTGAAAAGCAAATAGTTATCAATTGGAGCAGTGGGTGTCAGTTAGATACGCATTGCTCCAATGCTTTTTGTACGGTTTCGGTGGTAGTAATTTTGGAATCGTTACCCCATGTGGTGTACATATACGTCATGATTTCGGCAATTTCCAAATCTTTTAGGGCTGGATTAGCAGGCATGGGTCGATTAAAGGTTTTGCCGTTGACCGTTACCGACTGATTTACTCCGTTTTTAATCCAGCAAATTACCTTTGCTTTGTCTTTGAGATATTCGGGCACAATGGCGGGATATAAATTGCTTAGTCCTTTGCCATCGCGTTGGTGGCAGTTGGCGCAGTGGGTCTGAAACAATGTATAGCCTTCTGCTACGTACTGCGCATGTTTTGTGCTTTCTTCGCTTTGGCAGGAGAAAAAAAAGAGGAATATAAACCCAGAACTAAGCGCCGAATAACGAACGAAACTAACCCTAAAAAAATGTAGCATATACCTTATTTATTTACTCACTCCACACACCTTACTCTTTGTTTTTGTACTCTTCTTGCAAACGTTCGATGTCAGAGATAAGCCGCTTGGTGGCTTCGTCGTCGGTGCCGTTGTACATACCACGCACGTGTTTTTCTTTATCGACCAATACAAACGCACCGCTGTGAATGTAACCTCCTGGGGCGGTGGAATCAGCCCCCGCGACGACCAAGTACTTTTTTTCGCCAATTTCGTAGATTTTTTCGCGATTTCCCGTCACAAAAAGCCATTGGTTGCCCGTTACGCCCAGATCAGTGGCGTATTCTTTCAACACGGCAGGGGTATCGTGGTCGGGGTCAATCGTGTGGGAAAGGATGGCTACGTCGTTTTGACCCTTGATTTTTTCGTAGACCTTCAGCATTTGTTTTTTCATCACGGGGCAAATCGTGGGGCAGGTGGTAAAGAAAAAATCCGCAACGTAAATTTTGTCTTTGAAATTTTGGGCGGTAACAGTGTCGCCGTTTTGACTCACAAACTTAAAATCAGGAATGGTATGGTACAGGGTATCAACGACTTCTTTGCCGTCCACGATTCGGGTGGTGGTTTCGCGCTCGCCTAAGATGGGCAAACGGTCAGAGTTTTTGTTACATCCCCAAATGAGTAAAAATAAAAGGGCAAAAATGGTGTTTTTCATAGCTTGGGTGCTCGTTCACTTTTAGTGGGTTATTTCTTTAAAAACTGCTCAGCTTTGGCCATGCTTTCGAGCATTTTATCACGTACCGCGCTGATTTTGGTCTTCTCGGCATTCATGGCCTTTACGGCTTCCTCGCCAGAGAGCGCTTTTAAAGAATCCCCGTTGTAATTGTGCATCCAGTTCATCATTCCTTGATCGGCTTCGGTCAGGGCAACACTCAGCGCCAACGCTTCATCTTTGCGCTTTTGAAGGCTATCATTGGGGGTGATTTTTACCAAGCTATCAATCGCGCTGATTTCTTTACTCAGCCCAGTTTTTAATTCCATCAGTTGTCCCATTTTGGGCATTACTTCATCGTGGATGACAAATACTTCTTTTTCAGTTTGTTCTACAGAGCCTTTGTCTTCAGAACAGGCACTTATAGACAAAGCAAAACCGAAGGCGACGATTATATTTTTCATTTCTAATTTAGGACTAAATTGAACGTAGTTTATTGATTAACAATTGGTTGGTTCTCTAAAATAAATTTATTTGACTTACCCCAGACTGCGCTTGAAGCATTTCACGGGCGTTTTGGAGGATTGCTTCGCTTGGTTTGCTTCCACCAATCATTTGGGCAATTTCTTTCACGCGTTCTTCAAACGTAAGCTTGCGAATCTTGCTCACCGTTTTTTCGGAGGAGTTGTCTTTGTATACAAAATAATGAGCGGTTCCTTGCGTGGCTATTTGGTGCAAGTGTGTAATGGAAATTACTTGGTGGCTTTTAGAGATTTCTCGCATCATTTGACCCATTTTAATGGCAATTTCGCCCGAAACTCCCGTGTCAATTTCGTCAAAAACGATGGTGGGCAGTTTACGTTTACTGGCCAAAATGTACTTAATCACCATCATCAACCGCGAAAACTCCCCGCCCGACGCCACATTTTTCAGTTGTTGCGGCTTAATTCCCTTATTGGCACTGAACAAAAAGTCTACGTCATCGATGCCCGACTCGCTTGGTTCGATGATTGTGTGTTGGATGCTCAGCGCGGCATTGGGCATACCTAACTCCAACAAGTAAGTCTTGACCTGCTTTTCTACAGATGTCATCACGGCTTTTCGACTATTGGAAAGTTTTTCGGCCGATTTTTGGAGTTTTGCCTGCGCTTTGTCGGCGGCAGCTTTTGCTTTGTTGATGTCTTCATCAAGGTTCAAAACCCGACTTACTTTTGTTTCCAATTCGTTCTGAATCGCAATGAGCTCTTTAAGGGTTTTGACTTGGTGTTTTTGTTGCAAATGATAAAACAAATTAAGTCGCTCACGAATTTCTTCGGCGCGGGTATCGTCGATTTCTACATTGTCTTGTTCGTCGCTGATTTCGCTGGCCAAATCCTTTAATTCAATGTAAACACTCTGGGCTCGTTCGCGAAGTTGCTCATACTGAGGCGCAAACTTACTGATGGCATTCAGGCTAGAAACTGCATTTTTTAAAAACACAATCACCGATTGTTCGGGATTGTCAAGGTATTCGGTGGCCAATTGCAGCCGTTCGCGTACATCGGTGGCATTTTCAAGAATGATTAATTCTTGCTCCAATTGTTCCTGTTCGTCGGCTTGCAGATGGGCTTTTTCGAGTTCGTCGTACAAAAATTGGTTATAATCAAACTCTTTCCGCATTTGGGCCGCTTCCGCTATCAGGCGATTATAGACTTGGTTTGCTTTACGATACGCCTGAAAATCAGTGTGATAGTGCCGAAGGGTTTCTTCGTTTTGGGCATAAGTATCCACAATCTGTAGCTGAAATTCGTTGGAACCGAGCAGCAGGGTATCGTGCTGCGAATGAATATCCATCAATTGGCCCGCAATGCGTCGTAGGGATTCCAGATTGACGGGGGTGTCATTGATAAAAGCCCTTGATTTGCCAGTGGGGCTAATTTCGCGACGAATGAGGCAGGTAGTTGTAAAATCCAGCTCTTCTTCGTCAAATAAGTGTTCAATGAAGTAGCCTGAAAGATCGAACGTTCCTTCAATGATGCATTTTCCGGCAGGATTGTACAGCACTTTTGTATCGGCACGGCTGCCCAACAATAAGCCAATAGCGCCGAGCATGATGGATTTACCCGCCCCCGTTTCGCCCGTGATGATATTAAGCTGTGGGTCAGGAGTAAGCTCCAAATGGTCGATTAATGCGTAATTTTTGATCAGTAGATGCGCAAGCATAAAGCAATCGGTTGAACCGCCGCGAAGTTAGTCAACTATTCAACAAAATGTACAGACTTTGTGTTCGGAACTTGTTAAAATGTAGCCTCAAGGTCATAAACGACGGTGTCAATTTGCGTAAAAGCAAATGTATGTCGGTGCATTCGTTGGTCTTGGAGAAAGAGAAGGTTATTTTCGATTTTTTGACAACGGCCAAAAAACGTCTGATTGCTTTTAAGGATTACGTTTATGTCTCGATTCAGAAGTTCTACTGTACGTGTAGCAAGCGCCGATTGAACGATTCGGATAAGTCTTTTTCCCACTTTGTTAGCTCGGTTATCTTAATAATTTTCGATACAATTCGGTTTTGGAAGGGTCGAGTTGTGACAGCATATTAAAGGCTTTTTGGCGGTCTTCTTTGCTTGCTTCCAGCAGAATCTTGTTGATTTCTTCGCCCTTCGCGTCAAAAAATGAATTGATGTAAACCGAACCAGGCAAGACCCGATTGGTTTGTTGGAGGGTAGTCAGTAGATTCATGACTTGGGTACGGGCGCCAATTGGATTTTCGGTAAAGGTATCGAGCGCCAATCGGTGATAACTGTAAACGCCTTCCCGTACGGGCAGCATCAGCTGATTATTGAGATTATCAACCAACCAAAAACGATTGCGACGGTCGTTGCCAGTGGCATTCCAACCCGCAGGTGCGCCGCCAGGGTTGACCCCTAGTGCTAAGTTGGCCACCTGTTGGGCACGTTGCAGATAATTATTGCCGCCTAGTTTGCTGAAAGAGTCATAATCTACGGCTAAAATAATATATGCATAAAACGCCAAGGTTTGCGTCAATTCATCCGAGTACGTATTTTCATTGTAATACATCGGATTGTTGGGTAGATAATTAAAGTTAAAATTTCGGTCAATGAAATTCAGCAGAATGGTCTCGTAATTGGTGCCGTACACGGGGCGCGTCACAATCAGTTGCGTAGTGCCTTCATACACTCCCTGAGCTGGGGAGCGGATAAGGTTGATGTTCAATTTGCAATTAATACGCTCTTCTGGATTAAAATTATCATTTGTCCACCTGCGGGCATTCATAAAGTCAGTAATGACGTTTTTGAGTTGATTCAGGCTGGCGTTATCTGTGTTTTGCTGCGTGAAAAGTTGGTTGTAATTGAGCGTAACAACGCAATTCAGTTCCTGCGCTTGTGTAGATAAAACAAGGCCAAAGGAAAATAAAAGTAAACGGATTCCTTTCTTTATAACTTTCATGATTTTGCCATTATGCTGAAACAGTCGTGTCTACGTGTGCAATTTCCCTGCCACAAGTTGTAAAATATCCTTGGCAACGTCGGTTTTGGATTTTAACTCAAAGGAGTGCACCGTTCCGTTTGCTTCAATAACGGTAATTTTATTGGTATCGTGTGCAAAACCCGCGCCTTTGTCATTCAAGGAATTCAATACAATCAAATCAAGATTTTTGGACTTCAATTTCCCCAAGGCATTTTCCAACTCATTATCGGTTTCAAGGGCAAAACCAACCATGAGTTGGCCTGCCTGTTTTTGCTGCCCTAACGTAGCCGCAATGTCTACTGTTTTGGTAAGTTCAATGTTAAATTGTGCTTCTTTTTTCTTGATTTTGCGGTCGGCTGGGTAAGCGGGGGTATAATCGGCCACGGCGGCCGAAAGAATAATAACGTCGGCCCCCGCAAATAGCTTTTGCGTGGCTTCGTACATTTCCTTTGCTGAGCGAACGGGTATAACGGTGATTTCTGTATCAGGCGTTGGTTGAGCCGTTGGGCCGCTTACTACCGTTACATCTGCACCTGCCATCGAAAATGCTTTTGCAATCGAAAAACCCATTTTGCCCGTCGAATGGTTGCTGATGTATCGCACTGGATCAATGGCTTCTTGGGTGGGTCCTGCGGTGATTAAAATTTTCTTGTTTTTTAATGTTGGAACAACTGAAAAATACTTTTCAAGGTGAGTGACAATATGTTCTGGCTCGGCCATCCTTCCAGTTCCGACCAATCCACTCGCCAATTCTCCGTGTTCGGCTTCAACGATGAAATTGCTGAAGCGTTTCAGCTTCTGAAGATTTTCAACCGTAGAGCCATGCAGGTACATGTCTAAATCCATGGCGGGGGCAAAAAATACGGGGCAACGGGCAGACAGATAAACGGCGGTTAACAAATCTTCGCAGAGTCCGTTGGCGCACTTTGCAAGCGTATGTGCGGTGGCTGGGGCAATGATGAAGGCATCTGCCCACAACCCTAGCTCTACGTGGTTGTTCCAACTCCCAGTCTCATCGGCGATGTAGGAAGATAGGGCAGGGCGCTTTGATAAAGTAGCTAAAGTTAACGGTGTTATAAAATCTTTCGCCGATTGGGTCATGATTACTTGTACTTCTGCTCCCGCTTTTATGAGCAAACGTATCAATAATGCTGCCTTGTAGGCGGCAATACTACCCGTTACGCCTACGAGGATTTTTTTATGCAGAAGGGTTGAAGGCATGAGTTAAAATAGTGTATAAAGAAAAAATACAGGAGGTATTTAAGGAATATTTACTGCCAAATGTACATAAATGGCACAAAAAAGCCGCACGGTGTTTAATCGTGCGGCTTTTTTTATGGGATAAAAAGACTAAACTTCTTCATCGCTTGAACGCCAGAAAAGTTTATCTTCCATAAATTCTTCAATGGCGATACCCGTTGGTTTAGGTTGACGCTCGTAGAATTTAGAAATTTCGATTTGCTCGCGGTTTTCAAATACTTCTTCGAGGTTGTCAATACCTGAGGCAAACTCGGCAAGCTTGTTGTTAAGCTCTTCTTTGGTTTTGGAGGCAATTTGACGTGAACGGCGAGAAATAATCGCCACCGATTCGTACAAGTTACCGGTTTTCGCGGCCAATTTGTCGGTGTCGCGGGTTATGATTGATGGATTTGCTGCCATTGTATTTGAATAATTTAATGTTCAACTTTTAGTTTTGAGTAGAAGAAGGAGTCGAAAGTTTACCAGCGTCTGAAGGTTTTTTCTCCTTCAATGCCTTTTCAGCTTTCTCTGCTTCTAAAATTACGCCCAATTCTTTCACGGTATTTTCGTAATACCGTTCAGCCTGACGTATGTATTTGCTATTGGGATACTTGTCCAAAAATGCCAAATAATATTTTGAAACGTCCTGATAACGTTCTTTTTGCTTTTCGACAAAGCTCAGTTTCGCTAAGTTGTATTGGGCATCAACGCGTAAAAACGCCAACTCCTCGTTGTATTTAGAATCAGGAAAATCTTTTTGGTAATTATTGATGGCGACTACGGCCGAACGGTAGTTGGCAATGTTGGCTTCACTGGTTTTGTAGTAAAGTTTAGCTTTGTCGTATGCTTTACGTTCGAGTTTGTCCCGCAGTTCCAATATCAGCTGAGTACTCTCTTCGCGGAATGCGCTTTCGGGATAGGTATTGATAAAATCCTGAAGGGCACTGATGGCAGTGAGTGTATTGGTTTGGTCTAGGTTTGAGTTTGGAGAGTCTTTGTACAGCGAATATGCGTGCATGTACAAGGATTCCTGCGCGTATTCGCTCCGCTGAAACGTTTCATAGAAGTTTTTGAACAGGAATTGTGCCATGTTGTAATTTGATTGCTTGAAATTACAGTAGGCATTGTAAAACTGAGCGAGCTCGGCTTGGCGAGCATCTTTGCCATTCAACAAAGGAGTTATTTCTTCAAACAGCAGGCCAGCATGATAATAATCAGCTTTCTTATAATACTGAAGGGCCGCCTCATACTTCTGTTCAAGTGTTCCTTCCTTTTGCAGTTTAGCAAACTTGCTGCACGAACCCAGCACTACGGCGGTGAAAATCAGCAGAAAAAATCCAAATCGGGTGTTACGCATATCGGGCGCAAAAATACAAAAATTGCTTCATATCTCATAACGAAATAGAAGCGTAAAAAGTATTCAGTACGTTTTAAGTGATTGATTTTCGCAAATTAGTGTCTAATCAGCAATTTTTTGGTTGCTACTTTTTTGCCTTCCAATAGTAACTGATAGAAATAAACTCCAGTGGGAATTTCGCGGGTCGAAATGCGGAGTTGACGTTCGTTTCTGTCCAAATCATATTCAGCTACGTTGGCTCCCAAAATGTTATACAATGAGATTTTGGCGTTGCCGACATTACCTGAAATCTGATAATCAATCTCGGCGTAATCATTTGCGGGATTAGGGTACGCATTCAATACGCGTAGTTTTTCGCTCACAAAAAATAAATCTTCAGATTTGGCAACTTCTTCCAAATTCGGACGGGTATCGGAGGCTGTTACCAATTCACCATTGGTACGGTTTTTATTGGCGGTATTTGCACTCGTGGAGGTGCCTGGACTAAGTAAAATAGAACGGTAGTATGCGTTAATGGCCGAGCTTGGACGCAAGTTGATGCTGCGATCTAGTGACCGAGGTATCTTACTAAGGGTAGGTGAAGTAACAGATGTTGTTTTCTTTCCGACGTTCAGGCGGCTTTTGCTTCGGGTTACTTCTGACTGCGCCGAAGCATCAGTCAGGGCAAAAACACTGAAGATGGTAAGAAAGATGTATTTTAGTATAGTTCTTTTCATAGCTGTGGATGGATTGAAAAATCATATTTCTTGTCTATTTCCTGCAAAAATATAGGCTATTTTTTGTAATATCAAAAATTGTGCCTTAAAAGAGTCTTAAAATTTATTAATCGGGATACAATATAAACGAAAAAAAAGCGTAAAAGGTTTTTGTTAGACTAAAGTTTCTTTTTATTGGACTTTACCCTTGTTTTCAAAACTTCTTTCGTCACCGTTTTGACTGCTTTTGATTCTTTCACTTCTGGTGGTTTGACAATTTTAGTTTCGATTGGTTTAAAGCCAGCTTTGGTTAAAATTTCAAGTTTTGTCGGTTTCTCTTTAATTCGCCAATTGAATCCTTCAAGTTGTTTGTCATCCCCTTTAATACTCTGCGGAGGAATAAAACGACCATCGGGTTGGCCCACAAATTGAATTCGATGTACTTGGTTACGACGGAAATTGAGCGTCATTTTGGCACATTCCACACGATTCATTCCCATGGCTTTTTTTTCTTCGTTGGCTGCAAAATAGATACTCTCGCCGTTGCCTTCCACGAATACGCGTTGCAATCGGGTGCTGTCGTCAAAATAAGCCGTAATCCGCCGCCCCTTTACTTGATTAAAATTGAGAAGAGTATCCTGAGAAATAACAAATGATTTTGCTTTCAGGTACATGGTTCTCAACTTTTGTTCGACCATCTGTGCCACGATTGAATCCGCTTCCAACTGATACTTGGACGACCAGATAATGGGCTTCTTTAGAAATGTAATGTTGGAGTCCAACGAGTTGTAAATCAATGAATCACACCGACTTTGAAGGTCTTTTTTGTACAACAATACGTTTTTGTAGCCGATTAGTTTTCGGGGTTTTTGTGCATTGGATGTATCTGCTTTTTGGCTTGCTATCGCGTCTTTGGCGGGCTTTGAAAGCTCTCGCCCCGATGCGGGCAAAGGTAGTATGCTAAGCAATGAATCGGCATTTGCTTTTGTTTTGCCCGCGACACGTTTTGCTAAATTGGCCTGATTGGATGGGGTTATTCCTTTTAAAAAAACGGTGCTTTTCCTTCCTTTGAGCGAAAAACCAATGTTGGGTTTACTCTTAGCCAAAGAATCAGCGTCAACTTTATTTTTGTCAAGTTGCTTACTGGATAAATTTGGCTTGGAGATTGTAGTTGTATCTGGTTGTATATCAATAGAATAAAGGGTGTCAGCTGTCATGAAAAGGGTGTCTTTTGAAATGACAGACCGCGTCAAAGCGTGTCCCCAAACCTTTGAGATGCCCAATTTGCCGTTATAGATTCCGAAATCACCGTTGAGAATCGTGTCATCGTTTTTAGACACAATTTCTACTTTTCCCTTGGCAAACCCTTTTTTATTCAGGTTGTCAAACGAGAGTGAGTCGCCCGTAAGGGTATAGTCTGGATTGTCAATGGTGGTGCGTGTTCTGAACAGCGACTCACCAGTATCGGTGTTGTAAGAGCCGTTCTTGGCAATGACTGTCCCTTCCTTGCTTACTACTTTGGTAGGGCTTTTAAAATCGGCGATTTTGGTTAGCGAGTTATAAATGAGGGTGTCGGTGGTCAGTGTATACTTTTTATTGACCAGTTTGACGTTGGTATAATAAGTGGAAACTTTGGTACGGGTGTCATAGTAACCAATGTTGCTGGTCAGGGTATTTTCGGCATCAATGATTTTGCCTTTGTTGGGGTAAAAAGCAATACCCGTTGCCATGTCGTATTCAATCTTGGTTGACGTAAGGGTTCTTTTGCGGTCTTTGAGATTGACTACTTTGCCCATCACCTTTGCCAAACGGCTATTTCCGTAGTAAAACAGGGTATCCCCCGTTACGGTAATGGTATCTCCCTGCACAATGCGAACATTCCCGTAGGCTTCAATGGCATTGGAGGCCACGTTGTGAATGGCCAAATTGCAATACATCAGCGCACCTTTGTGACGAAAAACGACTTTATTGACTACCCTACGCACTTCACTTCCATCCGTCATTTTCATGACGGTCATGCTGTCGGCACCCAGCAGAAAAACCTTTTCTTCTCCTTGCATGGAGGAAGTAGGGCCTGCGGTAGGGCGTTGGGCATAGGTGAATACGGAACTAAAGACGGTCATAAGAATGATAAGTCGTTTAATCCCATATACGCAGAATATGGCTTTGGGGTTGCAATGGATATGGCTAATTTTTGAAAAAATCATAAAATCAATGAAAAGTGTCGTTCACACAGGCGACGGGGCGCACGCTGTCATTTTTTTTAATTTTTGTGTAGTATTAACGCACAAAATTAGCTAAAAACCGACGTTAGTGTGATTCTTAACATACATTAACGGTTTTTTTAAATGAAAGGATGCAATTAGATGAGTTGAGGGATTCTCTAACGGGTATTTGTGGCGATGGTGCAAATGGCAGGAAAAGGGTTGAGTTGTCTTTAAAATAGGGGAAATTTAAAATTAAGTAATTTTCTGATTACCCATATTTCGAGGTGGCTTATCAGCTACATTATGAGTAGTTTTTCCCTTTTTTGTGATTTGATAGGTTATGAAAATACTTCCCAATCTTCTACTGGTAGGATTGCTTGTGTTAGGGCTAAAAACGCAGGCGCAATACGACATTGTCAAGACCGAAAATGGGGCTATATCAGGCCTAAAAAGTGGCGATATTCATATTTATAAAGGGATTCCATTTGCCGCCCCACCCGTTGGCAACTGGCGCTGGAAAGCCCCTCAGCCAGCCAAAAACTGGCAAGGCGTTCGCAAATGTGAATCTTTTTCGGCCAGTCCAATTCAGTCCAAACCTGCACCTTTTTACTGCTGGACCGAAGAGTTTATTGCCCCACCGGAGCCGTTGAGCGAAGATTGCCTGTACCTCAATGTCTGGACGGGTGCTAAGTTGGCCTACGAAAATCGTCCCGTTTTTGTGTGGATTTATGGTGGAGGTTTTTCGTCGGGTTCGGCCGCTTGCGCCATTTACGATGGTGAAGAAATGGCCAAAAAAGGCGTTGTTTTTGTCAGCATCAATTATCGGGTTGGGGCGTTGGGTTTCATGGCGCATCCTGAGTTGAGTAAAGAACAAAACAACGCGTCGGGAAATTATGGTTTGTTGGACCAAGTTGCGGCCCTTAAATGGGTTCAAAACAACATTGCCGCTTTTGGCGGTGACCCCAACAACGTTACCATCGCAGGGCAGTCGGCGGGGTCGATGAGTGTTAATTGTTTGGTCGCTTCGCCTCTGGCCAAACGCCTTTTCCACCGTGCCATTGCCCAAAGCGGCGGGATGCTTTCCAACCGAATTCCGACTTCGCTGGCTGATGCCGAGAAAATGGGAGAAGCGTTTCAGAAGAAAGCCAATGCGGCCAACTTGGCGGAATTACGCAAAAAAACACCCGAAGAAATTTTGGCGGCGACGCAGGGCGGCATTCGTTTTGGCGTTACACTAGATGGCCACGTATTGCCAACTGATATTTTCAATCATTTTAAAGAAGGCAAACACAACGACGTGCCGCTGATGGCAGGCTGGGTTACGGGCGACGGCAGTATCACAGGCGGACAGGCGCTTTCGGCCGAAAAATTCAAACAACAATTGCGGGAAAAATACGGTGAAAAGGCCGACGAATTTTTGAAACTGTTTCCCGCCGCTACCGACGATGAGGCCAAAGCTACCCAGTTGAAATTGGGCTTGCTTTCGTTTGCGGCCCGTTCAGCGCATTTGTGGGCGGGTTTCAATAAAAGCAGGGCCTATCTTTATCAGTTTACGCACGTGCCGCCCGATAAGCCCAACTTCCCCAATTACGGTGCTTTTCACACCTCAGAAGTACCCTATGCGTTGCATACTTTGCACCGCTGGAATCGGCCTTGGCAGGAAGTTGACCGTCAATTGGAAAACAACATGGCCGATTATTGGGTGAATTTTGCCAAAACAGGCAACCCCAACGCCAAGGGCCTTCCCGAGTGGAAAGGCCACGATAAAAAGTCGGGCGTAGTGCTAGAATTGGGTGATAACGTGCAGGAACGCCCCGCGTTGTTTAAGGCCGAATTTGAGCTGTTGGATAGCGTGCAAATAAAGTAAGCAAAACAGAAGAAACCCTTAAAAATGAACGGAAAATCCTCTGCTTCCCGCCGCAAATTTATTAAAACTTCAGCAAGTATGGCGGCTTCTTTTGCGGTACTGCCCGATGCAATGAATGTATCGTTAGGGAATCATGTTCTTACCACCAACATAGAGACAATGGCAACTCAAAA encodes:
- a CDS encoding T9SS type A sorting domain-containing protein, which encodes MKRTILKYIFLTIFSVFALTDASAQSEVTRSKSRLNVGKKTTSVTSPTLSKIPRSLDRSINLRPSSAINAYYRSILLSPGTSTSANTANKNRTNGELVTASDTRPNLEEVAKSEDLFFVSEKLRVLNAYPNPANDYAEIDYQISGNVGNAKISLYNILGANVAEYDLDRNERQLRISTREIPTGVYFYQLLLEGKKVATKKLLIRH
- a CDS encoding OstA-like protein; the protein is MTVFSSVFTYAQRPTAGPTSSMQGEEKVFLLGADSMTVMKMTDGSEVRRVVNKVVFRHKGALMYCNLAIHNVASNAIEAYGNVRIVQGDTITVTGDTLFYYGNSRLAKVMGKVVNLKDRKRTLTSTKIEYDMATGIAFYPNKGKIIDAENTLTSNIGYYDTRTKVSTYYTNVKLVNKKYTLTTDTLIYNSLTKIADFKSPTKVVSKEGTVIAKNGSYNTDTGESLFRTRTTIDNPDYTLTGDSLSFDNLNKKGFAKGKVEIVSKNDDTILNGDFGIYNGKLGISKVWGHALTRSVISKDTLFMTADTLYSIDIQPDTTTISKPNLSSKQLDKNKVDADSLAKSKPNIGFSLKGRKSTVFLKGITPSNQANLAKRVAGKTKANADSLLSILPLPASGRELSKPAKDAIASQKADTSNAQKPRKLIGYKNVLLYKKDLQSRCDSLIYNSLDSNITFLKKPIIWSSKYQLEADSIVAQMVEQKLRTMYLKAKSFVISQDTLLNFNQVKGRRITAYFDDSTRLQRVFVEGNGESIYFAANEEKKAMGMNRVECAKMTLNFRRNQVHRIQFVGQPDGRFIPPQSIKGDDKQLEGFNWRIKEKPTKLEILTKAGFKPIETKIVKPPEVKESKAVKTVTKEVLKTRVKSNKKKL
- a CDS encoding carboxylesterase/lipase family protein, encoding MKILPNLLLVGLLVLGLKTQAQYDIVKTENGAISGLKSGDIHIYKGIPFAAPPVGNWRWKAPQPAKNWQGVRKCESFSASPIQSKPAPFYCWTEEFIAPPEPLSEDCLYLNVWTGAKLAYENRPVFVWIYGGGFSSGSAACAIYDGEEMAKKGVVFVSINYRVGALGFMAHPELSKEQNNASGNYGLLDQVAALKWVQNNIAAFGGDPNNVTIAGQSAGSMSVNCLVASPLAKRLFHRAIAQSGGMLSNRIPTSLADAEKMGEAFQKKANAANLAELRKKTPEEILAATQGGIRFGVTLDGHVLPTDIFNHFKEGKHNDVPLMAGWVTGDGSITGGQALSAEKFKQQLREKYGEKADEFLKLFPAATDDEAKATQLKLGLLSFAARSAHLWAGFNKSRAYLYQFTHVPPDKPNFPNYGAFHTSEVPYALHTLHRWNRPWQEVDRQLENNMADYWVNFAKTGNPNAKGLPEWKGHDKKSGVVLELGDNVQERPALFKAEFELLDSVQIK